The Corynebacterium tuberculostearicum genome window below encodes:
- the sepH gene encoding septation protein SepH — protein MRELFPVDSESTETSLVLRTEDGEEFFLSITDELREALQGEQEETPEEEPAAPAISLAKPAKPEPVEETKIRPAEIQNRIRAGASAAELAEEMGVTESRIEPFAYPVMLERNRIAEIAKQAHPVREDGPAKLTLWEVLATAFAARGHSLSESTWDAYRHQGEAWIVRVTWKAGLSENEAEWYFKQSMSSPATVEARNSVAADLTDPDFVQPVRSLTSLGSGRYDEAIDGDQPSNVTDLTAPTTPPEEPEEEEFLQNPSPEEKPTKRRRKAVTPHWEDVLLGVRSNTKRPRD, from the coding sequence ATGCGCGAGCTGTTCCCAGTTGACAGCGAGTCGACCGAAACCTCTTTGGTGCTGCGCACCGAAGACGGCGAAGAGTTTTTCCTCTCCATCACCGATGAGCTGCGCGAGGCCCTGCAGGGCGAGCAGGAGGAAACCCCGGAAGAGGAACCGGCGGCTCCGGCCATCAGCCTGGCCAAGCCCGCCAAGCCGGAACCGGTGGAAGAGACAAAGATCCGCCCGGCGGAGATCCAAAACCGCATTCGCGCCGGCGCCTCCGCGGCGGAGCTGGCGGAAGAAATGGGCGTGACCGAATCTCGCATCGAGCCTTTCGCCTACCCGGTCATGCTGGAGCGCAATCGCATCGCGGAGATTGCCAAGCAGGCACACCCCGTCCGCGAGGACGGACCGGCCAAGCTCACCTTGTGGGAGGTTCTGGCCACCGCCTTTGCCGCCCGCGGCCACTCGCTCTCCGAGTCCACCTGGGATGCCTACCGCCACCAGGGCGAGGCCTGGATCGTGCGCGTGACGTGGAAGGCCGGCCTGTCCGAGAACGAGGCCGAGTGGTACTTCAAGCAGTCCATGTCCTCGCCTGCCACGGTGGAGGCTCGCAACTCGGTGGCCGCGGACCTGACGGACCCGGATTTCGTGCAGCCGGTGCGCTCGCTGACCTCGCTGGGCAGCGGCCGCTATGACGAAGCTATCGACGGCGACCAGCCCAGCAACGTCACGGACCTCACCGCGCCGACCACCCCTCCGGAAGAGCCGGAGGAAGAGGAGTTCCTGCAGAACCCCTCGCCAGAAGAAAAGCCCACCAAGCGCCGCCGCAAGGCCGTCACCCCGCATTGGGAGGACGTGCTGCTCGGCGTTCGCTCCAATACCAAGCGCCCTAGGGACTAA
- a CDS encoding NCS2 family permease — MKVTLDRYFHISERGSSIGTELRAGTVSFFAMAYIILLNPLILGTTEDAEGYALGVPQVAAATALVAGVMSILFGAIAKYPFAMAAGLGMNTFVGVSMVATSGLTWQESMGLVVIEGIIIVLLAISGFRTAVFDAIPQSMKAAMGVGIGMFIAMIGLVDGGFVTRVPDAAHTTVPVGLGINGSISTWPALVFVIGLIICSFMVIRNVPGGLFIAIVLTTVIAFIIQAFTGSEDWGMAAPVKPEALGGIPDLSIVGDVNLVGAFTKIGVVSTILLIFTLLLTNFFDAMGTMTGLGKQGKLVDADGNLPDMKKALVVEGFGAVAGGLGSASSNTVFADSSAGIADGARTGLANLMTGVLFLAAMFLTPLYEIVPIEAASPVLVIVGVMMAAQLTEIRWTKMEIAIPAFLTIVTMPFTYSIANGIGVGFISFALMSTFAGKAKDVHWIMWLLAGLFVIFFGMDPISNAIG; from the coding sequence TTGAAAGTCACTCTCGATCGCTACTTCCATATCTCTGAACGTGGTTCCTCCATTGGAACCGAGCTACGCGCGGGAACGGTCTCGTTCTTCGCCATGGCCTATATCATCCTCTTGAACCCGCTCATCCTCGGTACTACCGAGGACGCGGAAGGCTACGCGCTGGGCGTGCCACAGGTCGCCGCCGCCACCGCGCTGGTCGCCGGCGTCATGTCCATCCTCTTCGGCGCCATTGCCAAGTATCCCTTCGCCATGGCCGCCGGCTTAGGCATGAATACCTTCGTGGGCGTGAGCATGGTCGCCACCAGCGGGCTGACCTGGCAAGAATCCATGGGCCTGGTGGTCATCGAGGGCATTATCATCGTCCTGCTGGCCATCTCCGGCTTCCGCACCGCCGTCTTTGACGCCATCCCGCAGTCCATGAAGGCGGCAATGGGCGTGGGCATCGGCATGTTCATCGCCATGATTGGCCTCGTGGATGGTGGCTTTGTCACCCGCGTGCCGGACGCCGCGCACACCACCGTGCCGGTGGGCCTGGGCATCAATGGTTCGATTTCTACCTGGCCGGCGCTGGTCTTTGTCATCGGCCTCATTATCTGTTCCTTCATGGTCATCCGGAACGTGCCGGGCGGGCTCTTCATCGCCATCGTGCTCACCACCGTCATCGCGTTTATTATCCAGGCGTTTACCGGCTCCGAGGACTGGGGCATGGCCGCGCCCGTGAAGCCGGAGGCGCTCGGCGGCATTCCGGATCTGTCCATCGTGGGCGATGTGAACCTGGTGGGCGCGTTTACGAAGATCGGCGTGGTCTCCACCATCCTGCTGATTTTTACCCTGTTGCTCACCAACTTCTTCGACGCGATGGGCACCATGACCGGCCTGGGCAAGCAAGGCAAGCTTGTCGACGCCGACGGCAACCTCCCCGATATGAAGAAGGCCCTCGTCGTTGAGGGCTTTGGTGCAGTGGCCGGCGGCCTGGGCTCTGCTTCTTCGAATACCGTCTTTGCGGATTCCTCCGCCGGTATTGCCGATGGCGCCCGCACGGGCCTAGCCAACCTCATGACCGGTGTGCTGTTCCTCGCCGCGATGTTCCTGACCCCGCTCTATGAGATCGTGCCCATCGAGGCCGCCTCTCCGGTACTCGTCATCGTGGGCGTGATGATGGCCGCGCAGCTGACCGAGATCCGCTGGACCAAGATGGAGATCGCCATCCCCGCCTTCCTCACCATCGTGACCATGCCGTTTACCTATTCCATTGCCAACGGCATCGGCGTGGGCTTCATCTCCTTCGCGCTCATGTCCACCTTCGCCGGCAAGGCCAAGGACGTGCACTGGATCATGTGGCTCTTGGCTGGCCTCTTCGTGATTTTCTTTGGCATGGATCCGATTTCCAATGCCATCGGCTAG
- a CDS encoding FKBP-type peptidyl-prolyl cis-trans isomerase, with protein sequence MDKPVIEAQSGPAPTDLVVEDIVVGDGAEAQPGAVVEVHYVGAEYETNQEFDSSWDRGQSIEFPLTGLIAGWQEGIPGMKVGGRRKLIIPPEKAYGPAGGAHPLSGRTLVFIIDLIRAD encoded by the coding sequence ATGGATAAGCCTGTTATTGAAGCCCAGTCTGGCCCAGCGCCGACCGACCTTGTCGTAGAAGACATCGTCGTCGGCGACGGTGCTGAGGCGCAGCCTGGTGCCGTAGTGGAGGTCCACTACGTCGGCGCTGAATACGAGACCAACCAAGAATTCGATTCCTCGTGGGACCGTGGCCAGTCCATCGAGTTCCCGCTGACCGGTCTCATCGCCGGCTGGCAAGAGGGCATTCCGGGAATGAAGGTGGGCGGTCGCCGCAAGCTCATCATCCCGCCGGAAAAGGCCTACGGCCCCGCCGGCGGAGCGCACCCGCTGTCCGGCCGCACCTTGGTCTTCATCATTGACCTCATCCGCGCCGACTAA
- a CDS encoding DUF6928 family protein: MDISHAVLTLWYISQPNAEEVLKTEPKADRGFGRKFLAQLDPTFPVTPIGQFPLNRSAQTDPNEYYIGGYPGITVVQTVCEGDSVLLSQLPDTLLNAVPAQRVIALASNEKEGYAGFALWEGGDLKRCLCATREHLYEDTGLPEPFEAPYWAGEKYEPLGGISLPFEPQGIMEAAQEYWLDIEVGHDGPDLDVVGYAVDGRPEPKIDPPKPKRTVGELAAQSANKLGLNDYDDYEDHSAEPESTGEEIISTAKHLGSLIGNWSAQTFKSLKERWRS, encoded by the coding sequence GTGGACATCTCTCACGCAGTACTTACTCTCTGGTACATCTCTCAGCCCAATGCGGAAGAGGTGTTGAAGACCGAGCCCAAGGCGGATCGCGGCTTTGGCCGGAAATTCCTCGCCCAGCTGGATCCGACCTTTCCGGTCACGCCGATTGGGCAATTCCCGCTTAACCGTTCCGCGCAGACGGATCCGAACGAGTACTACATCGGCGGCTACCCCGGCATCACCGTGGTGCAAACGGTCTGCGAGGGGGATTCTGTTCTCCTTTCCCAGCTGCCGGACACGCTGCTCAACGCGGTGCCCGCCCAGCGCGTCATTGCGCTGGCGAGCAATGAGAAGGAAGGCTACGCCGGCTTCGCCCTGTGGGAGGGCGGCGATCTCAAGCGCTGCCTGTGCGCTACCCGCGAGCACCTCTACGAGGACACCGGCCTGCCCGAACCCTTTGAGGCGCCCTACTGGGCGGGCGAAAAATACGAGCCGCTGGGCGGAATCTCCCTGCCTTTCGAGCCGCAGGGCATCATGGAAGCGGCGCAGGAATACTGGCTCGACATCGAGGTCGGGCACGATGGCCCAGACCTAGACGTCGTGGGCTACGCCGTCGATGGCCGCCCAGAGCCAAAGATCGACCCGCCGAAGCCGAAGCGGACCGTGGGAGAACTAGCCGCGCAGTCGGCCAATAAGCTGGGCCTGAACGACTACGACGATTACGAAGACCATAGCGCCGAGCCGGAATCCACCGGCGAGGAAATCATCTCCACCGCCAAGCACTTGGGATCGCTCATTGGCAATTGGAGCGCTCAGACGTTTAAGTCGCTCAAGGAGCGCTGGCGCTCATAA
- a CDS encoding solute symporter family protein: MTTTTLAAETSAGNPILNISIFGLFLIITMAVVLRAGKTTKKASDFYTGGGSFSGRQNGLAISGDYLSAASFLGIVGAVALNGYDGFLYSVGFFVAWLVALMLVAEPMRNVGRFTMADVLSFRLKQKPVRVAASIATLFVTLFYLIAQMAGAGSLVAVLLDIHDFKWQALVVGIVGVLMIVYVLVGGMKGTTYVQMIKAVLLVAGVVIMCFLVFIALRGGFSTLFNNAIDMHAASEQIKEKGYEAKDIMAPGLKYGATTATKLDFISLGISLVLGVGGLPHVLMRFYTVPTATEARRSVTWAIVIIGAFYLMTLVLGYGAAALVGPDRILAAPGGANAAAPLLALEIGGSIFMAIISAVAFATVLAVVAGLAITASASIAHDIYHAVIRSGESTEAEQVRVSQATVVILGIVSIILGILAMTQNVAFLVSLAFAVAASANLPTILYSLYWRRFNTAGAVASMYTGVVSCLVLIFFSPAVSGSESSMFPGADWAIFPLSSPGLVSIPLSFFVGWLVSIMTKPDNFEELSAEMEVRSLTGVGVEAPVQH, encoded by the coding sequence ATGACTACCACCACCCTTGCCGCCGAGACTTCCGCCGGCAACCCCATCCTGAATATTTCCATCTTCGGTCTCTTCCTCATCATCACCATGGCAGTGGTGCTGCGCGCCGGAAAGACCACGAAGAAGGCCTCGGACTTTTATACCGGCGGCGGCAGCTTCTCCGGACGCCAGAACGGTCTGGCCATCTCCGGTGACTACCTCTCCGCTGCATCGTTCCTGGGCATCGTCGGCGCTGTGGCGCTCAACGGCTACGACGGCTTCTTGTACTCGGTGGGCTTCTTCGTTGCCTGGCTGGTAGCACTCATGCTCGTTGCCGAGCCCATGCGTAACGTCGGCCGCTTTACCATGGCGGACGTCCTGTCCTTCCGCCTGAAGCAGAAGCCCGTGCGCGTGGCGGCGTCTATCGCCACCCTCTTCGTCACGCTTTTCTACCTCATCGCGCAGATGGCCGGCGCCGGCTCGCTGGTGGCCGTGCTGCTAGATATTCACGACTTCAAGTGGCAGGCCCTCGTCGTCGGCATCGTGGGCGTGCTCATGATTGTCTACGTCCTAGTCGGCGGCATGAAGGGCACCACCTACGTGCAGATGATCAAGGCCGTGCTCCTGGTAGCCGGCGTGGTCATCATGTGTTTCTTGGTCTTCATCGCCCTGCGCGGCGGCTTCAGCACCCTGTTTAATAACGCCATCGACATGCACGCCGCCTCCGAGCAGATTAAGGAGAAGGGCTACGAGGCTAAAGACATCATGGCCCCAGGCCTGAAGTACGGCGCCACCACCGCCACCAAGCTGGACTTTATCTCCTTGGGCATTTCCCTGGTGCTCGGCGTGGGTGGCCTGCCGCACGTGCTGATGCGCTTTTATACCGTGCCCACCGCCACCGAGGCGCGCCGCTCCGTTACCTGGGCCATCGTTATCATCGGTGCCTTCTACCTCATGACCCTGGTCCTGGGCTACGGTGCAGCTGCGCTGGTGGGTCCGGACCGTATCTTGGCCGCGCCGGGCGGAGCCAATGCTGCGGCACCGCTACTCGCATTGGAGATTGGCGGCTCTATCTTCATGGCGATTATTTCCGCCGTGGCCTTCGCTACCGTGCTCGCTGTGGTTGCCGGCCTGGCCATTACCGCCTCTGCGTCCATTGCGCACGATATCTACCACGCGGTTATCCGCAGCGGCGAGTCCACCGAGGCTGAGCAGGTCCGCGTCTCCCAGGCCACCGTGGTGATCCTTGGCATCGTCTCCATCATCTTGGGCATCCTGGCCATGACCCAGAACGTGGCCTTCTTGGTCTCCCTGGCGTTTGCGGTTGCGGCCTCCGCCAACCTGCCGACCATCCTGTACTCCCTGTACTGGCGTCGCTTCAATACCGCGGGCGCGGTGGCCTCCATGTACACCGGCGTGGTGTCCTGCCTGGTGCTCATCTTCTTCTCCCCGGCAGTCTCCGGTTCTGAGAGCTCCATGTTCCCGGGCGCGGACTGGGCCATCTTCCCGCTTTCCTCGCCGGGCTTGGTCTCCATTCCGCTGTCCTTCTTCGTTGGCTGGTTGGTGTCCATCATGACCAAGCCGGATAACTTTGAGGAGCTTTCCGCAGAGATGGAAGTTCGCTCCCTTACTGGCGTGGGCGTGGAGGCACCCGTGCAGCATTAA
- a CDS encoding DUF1906 domain-containing protein, with protein sequence MSPSFSRRGLFKAGALVLTAGAIGAAVPSAAALGPVRGTIIDFSAGVPSPQAIKNAGHMGAIRYVSDKRPGATWMTGKPVTLKETKANAAAGLPTASVYQFGRAETADWKQGAAGAAVHAPKAIALHKKAGGPTKRPIYIAIDDNPTREQYTRQIRPYLQAFSKTLELAGYQTGIYGNYNTIEWAIQDGIGKYFWMHDWGSNGKIHPRTTIHQLPHGKQQTIGGVIVDVNEVYAEDWGQWTPGKSAAPAPAKKPTTKKPQPKPQPQTKAPSNGSSDLVNQLSSQLQSKHPELPKLPQVTANGVNFNGKTLSNDQIRQLAKIVAETVSKAR encoded by the coding sequence ATGTCACCATCTTTCTCCCGTCGCGGCCTATTTAAGGCCGGCGCTCTCGTCCTGACCGCAGGCGCTATCGGCGCTGCCGTCCCGAGCGCGGCGGCGCTCGGACCGGTGCGCGGCACCATCATTGATTTCTCCGCCGGCGTACCTTCCCCGCAGGCGATTAAGAATGCCGGCCATATGGGTGCGATTCGCTACGTCTCCGACAAGCGCCCCGGCGCGACCTGGATGACCGGCAAGCCGGTAACCCTCAAGGAGACTAAGGCCAATGCAGCAGCAGGCCTGCCCACTGCGTCGGTATACCAATTCGGCCGTGCGGAAACTGCCGATTGGAAGCAGGGCGCAGCAGGTGCGGCAGTACACGCACCGAAGGCGATTGCGCTACACAAGAAGGCAGGCGGTCCTACCAAACGCCCGATCTACATCGCGATCGACGATAACCCCACCCGCGAGCAGTACACCCGCCAAATTCGCCCATACCTGCAGGCATTCTCCAAGACGCTAGAGCTGGCCGGCTACCAGACGGGCATCTACGGCAACTACAACACCATCGAGTGGGCGATACAGGATGGCATCGGCAAATACTTCTGGATGCATGACTGGGGTTCCAACGGCAAGATTCACCCGCGCACCACTATTCACCAGCTGCCGCACGGCAAGCAGCAGACCATTGGAGGCGTCATCGTTGACGTCAATGAGGTCTATGCCGAGGACTGGGGACAGTGGACGCCTGGCAAGTCCGCGGCACCTGCACCGGCAAAGAAGCCGACCACCAAGAAACCACAGCCAAAGCCGCAGCCGCAGACCAAGGCCCCAAGCAATGGCTCGTCCGACCTAGTCAATCAGCTGAGCTCACAGCTACAGAGCAAGCACCCGGAGCTACCGAAACTTCCGCAGGTCACCGCCAATGGCGTGAACTTTAATGGCAAGACGTTGAGCAACGATCAGATTCGTCAGCTAGCGAAGATCGTCGCAGAAACGGTCTCTAAGGCGCGGTAG
- a CDS encoding citrate synthase — protein sequence MASEDNKVVLQYPGGEYEMDIKQSTEGDSGFDISKLRNETGLVTFDPGYTSTGSTESKITFINGEEGILRHRGYDIADLAENASFNEVSYLLIKGHLPNEEELSHFNREIRHHTLLDEDFKAAFNIFPRNAHPMAVLASSLNILSAYYQDQLDPLDPEQLDKATVRLLAKVPMLAAYAYRASQGKPYMYPDNSLNARENFLRMMFGYPTEEYEVDPVVAKALDKLLILHADHEQNCSTSTVRMIGSAQANMFVSIAGGINALSGPLHGGANQAVLEMLEDIQNNHDGDATDFMNRVKNKEKGVRLMGFGHRVYKNYDPRAAIVKETAHEIIDHLGGDPMLDLAMKLEEIALNDDYFVSRKLYPNVDFYTGLIYRAMGFPTDFFTVLFAIGRLPGWIAQYREQLEINTKINRPRQIYTGESLRKVTPRNER from the coding sequence GTGGCTTCTGAAGACAACAAGGTAGTGCTCCAGTACCCAGGCGGCGAGTACGAGATGGACATCAAGCAGTCCACCGAGGGCGACTCCGGCTTTGACATTTCCAAGCTCCGTAACGAGACCGGGCTCGTTACCTTCGACCCTGGTTATACCTCTACCGGTTCCACCGAGTCCAAGATCACCTTCATTAACGGTGAAGAGGGCATCCTGCGCCACCGCGGTTACGATATCGCGGACCTGGCGGAAAACGCTTCCTTTAACGAGGTTTCCTACCTGCTGATCAAGGGTCATCTGCCTAACGAGGAAGAGCTCAGCCACTTTAACCGCGAAATCCGCCACCACACCCTGTTGGATGAGGACTTCAAGGCCGCGTTCAATATCTTCCCGCGCAACGCGCACCCAATGGCCGTGCTGGCTTCCTCCCTTAACATTCTTTCCGCGTACTACCAGGATCAGCTTGACCCGCTGGATCCGGAGCAGCTGGATAAGGCCACCGTCCGCCTGCTGGCTAAGGTTCCAATGCTGGCGGCCTATGCTTACCGCGCTTCCCAGGGTAAGCCTTATATGTACCCGGATAATAGCCTGAACGCCCGCGAGAACTTCCTGCGCATGATGTTCGGCTACCCCACCGAGGAGTACGAGGTTGACCCTGTTGTAGCTAAGGCCCTGGATAAGCTGCTAATCCTGCACGCTGACCACGAGCAGAACTGCTCCACTTCCACCGTGCGCATGATTGGTTCCGCTCAGGCTAATATGTTTGTCTCCATCGCCGGCGGCATTAACGCCCTGTCCGGTCCGCTGCACGGCGGCGCAAACCAGGCCGTTCTGGAGATGCTGGAAGATATCCAGAACAACCACGATGGTGACGCTACCGACTTCATGAACCGCGTGAAGAATAAGGAAAAGGGCGTTCGCCTCATGGGCTTTGGCCACCGCGTGTACAAGAACTACGACCCACGCGCGGCAATCGTCAAGGAGACTGCTCACGAGATCATCGATCACTTGGGCGGCGACCCAATGCTGGATCTGGCCATGAAGCTGGAAGAAATTGCGCTCAATGACGATTACTTCGTCTCCCGCAAGCTCTACCCGAACGTGGACTTCTACACTGGCCTGATCTACCGCGCTATGGGCTTCCCGACGGACTTCTTTACCGTCCTCTTCGCCATCGGCCGCCTGCCGGGCTGGATTGCTCAGTACCGCGAGCAGCTGGAGATCAACACCAAGATCAACCGTCCGCGCCAGATTTACACCGGCGAGTCCCTGCGTAAGGTTACCCCGCGCAACGAGCGCTAA
- a CDS encoding helix-turn-helix domain-containing protein, with product MAKAKAHGVYKGRANVLSEEQIMQARTGVNEGIPKAEVARRLGIGRTTLYKYLNQ from the coding sequence ATTGCCAAGGCGAAAGCCCACGGTGTCTATAAGGGGCGTGCGAACGTCCTCAGCGAGGAACAAATAATGCAGGCGCGTACCGGGGTGAACGAGGGGATTCCGAAGGCAGAGGTTGCCCGCCGACTCGGGATAGGGCGCACCACACTGTATAAGTACCTCAACCAGTAA
- the serC gene encoding phosphoserine transaminase codes for MSTPELTLPADLLPADGRFGCGPSKVRPDQLAAIDPAVMGTSHRQPAVKNLVGSVREGLSDLFSLPEGYEIVLSLGGATAFWDAATFGLIERHSAHLTFGEFSTKFAKAAAGAPWLDAPSIVESPVGTAPDPHDLSAEADVVAWAHNETSTGAMAEVTRPHPRNDQQLVVVDATSGAGGLPVHISDTDVYYFSPQKCFASDGGLWLAAMSPAALERIEKINASERYIPTFLNLQTAVDNSRKNQTYNTPAIATLLMLDNQLQWMNANGGLDGMVERTTESSTTLYSWAESRPETTPFVAEPASRSLVVGTIDFAESVDAAALAATLRANGILDVEPYRKLGRNQLRIGMFPAIDPADIAQLTQCIDYVLDAK; via the coding sequence ATGAGCACACCCGAACTTACGCTGCCTGCCGACCTCCTGCCTGCCGACGGCCGCTTTGGCTGCGGCCCCTCCAAGGTTCGCCCCGACCAGCTTGCGGCCATTGACCCCGCGGTCATGGGCACCTCCCACCGCCAGCCGGCGGTAAAGAACCTCGTAGGTTCGGTGCGAGAAGGCTTGAGCGATCTTTTCTCCCTGCCAGAGGGCTACGAGATTGTCCTTTCTCTAGGCGGCGCCACCGCCTTCTGGGATGCGGCCACCTTTGGGCTCATTGAACGCCACTCCGCCCACCTCACCTTTGGCGAGTTTTCCACCAAATTTGCCAAGGCCGCCGCGGGTGCACCCTGGCTCGATGCCCCATCCATCGTGGAGTCCCCAGTGGGCACCGCACCCGACCCGCACGATCTTTCTGCGGAGGCGGACGTTGTCGCTTGGGCGCACAATGAAACCTCCACCGGCGCGATGGCGGAAGTCACCCGCCCGCACCCCCGCAACGATCAGCAGCTGGTGGTCGTGGACGCCACCTCGGGTGCAGGCGGCCTGCCCGTGCACATCTCCGATACGGACGTCTACTACTTCTCGCCGCAAAAGTGCTTTGCTTCCGACGGCGGCCTGTGGCTCGCCGCCATGTCCCCCGCCGCACTGGAGCGGATTGAGAAAATCAACGCCTCCGAGCGCTATATCCCCACCTTCCTCAACCTGCAGACGGCAGTAGATAACTCCCGCAAGAACCAGACCTATAACACCCCGGCAATCGCCACCCTGCTCATGTTGGATAACCAGCTCCAGTGGATGAATGCCAACGGCGGCCTGGACGGCATGGTTGAGCGCACTACGGAATCCTCCACCACGCTGTATAGCTGGGCCGAATCCCGCCCGGAGACCACTCCCTTCGTCGCGGAGCCTGCGTCCCGCTCGCTCGTGGTGGGCACCATCGACTTCGCAGAGTCCGTCGACGCCGCAGCGCTCGCCGCCACCCTGCGCGCCAACGGCATCCTGGACGTGGAGCCGTACCGCAAGCTGGGCCGTAATCAACTGCGCATCGGCATGTTCCCGGCTATTGATCCGGCCGATATCGCCCAGCTGACCCAGTGCATCGACTACGTCTTGGATGCGAAATAA
- a CDS encoding DUF485 domain-containing protein: MSDVAAAPVSRREPTGSEFIAMRDSAQFGELRRTYRSFTFPMTVAFFVWYVVYVLAAVFAPDFMATELGGGWNIGLVFGLAQFLTTFIITWIYVKYANKNIEPKSAAIREELEGN, translated from the coding sequence ATGAGTGACGTAGCTGCAGCTCCTGTCTCGCGCCGCGAACCCACCGGTAGCGAGTTCATTGCGATGCGCGACTCCGCCCAATTCGGCGAGCTGCGCCGCACCTACCGGAGTTTTACCTTCCCTATGACCGTGGCCTTCTTTGTGTGGTACGTGGTCTACGTTCTTGCCGCCGTGTTTGCTCCTGATTTCATGGCAACCGAGCTCGGCGGCGGTTGGAACATCGGCCTCGTCTTCGGCCTTGCTCAGTTCCTTACCACCTTCATCATCACGTGGATTTACGTGAAGTACGCCAATAAGAATATCGAGCCGAAGTCGGCCGCCATCCGTGAAGAATTGGAGGGCAACTAA
- a CDS encoding TrmH family RNA methyltransferase has product MLITDPADPRLDDIRNLNKSDKSGEGLVIAEGPLVVSRLAESRFPMRCLVGFPKKVEAYFSEYGEPECPIYEVSRETLAEVAGFDMHRGLVAAADRAPEPEVSEIVESAQTIAVLEGVGDHENIGAIFRHAAGMGVDAVLLGSGAADPLYRRSVRVSMGHVLRLPFAHLEGGFTTWQRSLQALADASFTLISLTPNPEAVHLAEAMHGLDKVAMLVGAEGPGLTEHAMKATDIRARIPMAPGTDSLNVATAAAISFYERQRSLSDLNV; this is encoded by the coding sequence ATGCTGATTACTGACCCCGCAGACCCTCGCCTGGACGATATTCGGAACCTCAACAAATCCGATAAGTCCGGCGAGGGTCTCGTCATTGCAGAGGGCCCGCTGGTGGTCTCCCGGCTGGCCGAATCCCGGTTCCCCATGCGCTGCCTCGTGGGCTTTCCCAAGAAGGTAGAGGCCTATTTTTCCGAGTACGGCGAACCCGAGTGCCCCATCTACGAGGTCTCTCGCGAGACCCTGGCGGAGGTGGCCGGCTTCGATATGCACCGCGGGCTGGTCGCCGCCGCGGACCGCGCTCCTGAGCCGGAGGTAAGCGAGATCGTGGAATCTGCCCAGACCATCGCCGTGCTCGAGGGCGTGGGCGATCATGAAAATATCGGCGCCATCTTCCGGCACGCCGCCGGCATGGGCGTGGACGCGGTGCTGCTGGGCTCCGGTGCGGCGGATCCGCTCTACCGGCGTTCGGTACGCGTGTCCATGGGGCACGTGCTGCGCTTGCCCTTTGCCCATTTAGAAGGCGGGTTTACTACCTGGCAGCGTTCCTTGCAGGCGCTTGCCGACGCCTCCTTTACCCTCATTTCCTTAACCCCCAACCCCGAAGCGGTGCACTTGGCCGAGGCCATGCACGGCCTGGATAAGGTGGCGATGCTCGTCGGAGCGGAGGGCCCCGGCCTTACCGAACACGCAATGAAGGCCACCGATATACGCGCACGCATACCGATGGCCCCTGGCACCGATTCTCTTAATGTGGCGACCGCCGCCGCCATTTCCTTTTATGAGCGCCAGCGCTCCTTGAGCGACTTAAACGTCTGA
- a CDS encoding integrase core domain-containing protein, with amino-acid sequence MRTEALPLQALNQAIMCAKETTGLIHHSDHGLQYVSIVYNERLAEHGIAASTGTVGDFYDNALAENVNGSYKNELIHRRTWADVVDVEIATFEWVNWWNESRLHQSLNYRTPAEVENDFWEHHPSRGIMEIKAQA; translated from the coding sequence ATGCGCACCGAAGCCTTGCCGCTGCAGGCGTTGAACCAGGCGATCATGTGCGCCAAGGAAACAACGGGCTTGATTCACCATTCAGACCACGGCTTACAATATGTGAGCATCGTCTACAACGAGCGCCTGGCCGAGCACGGTATCGCAGCCTCCACTGGGACGGTGGGTGACTTCTATGACAATGCTTTGGCTGAGAACGTCAACGGCTCCTACAAGAATGAGCTGATTCATAGGCGAACGTGGGCCGATGTCGTCGACGTGGAAATCGCCACGTTCGAGTGGGTTAACTGGTGGAACGAATCACGGCTTCACCAGAGCTTGAACTACCGCACGCCGGCCGAAGTAGAAAACGATTTTTGGGAACACCACCCCAGTCGAGGAATAATGGAAATCAAGGCACAAGCCTAG
- a CDS encoding IS3 family transposase codes for MIRFIDEHRNRFSVEFICQTLNTHREGGFLTSRGYRQSKARGLSSRSLRDAVFVEHIRDVHSENYSVYGVRKIWRVLHRPGQ; via the coding sequence ATGATCCGATTCATCGATGAGCATCGGAATCGTTTCTCAGTCGAGTTCATCTGCCAGACGTTAAACACGCATCGCGAAGGCGGCTTCCTTACTTCGCGTGGGTACCGCCAATCCAAGGCCCGGGGCTTAAGCTCCCGTAGTCTTCGCGACGCTGTTTTCGTGGAGCATATTCGTGATGTGCATTCCGAAAACTACAGCGTCTACGGCGTGCGGAAGATATGGCGCGTGCTTCACCGCCCAGGGCAGTGA